A window of Leclercia adecarboxylata contains these coding sequences:
- a CDS encoding diacylglycerol kinase has product MANNTTGLTRIIKAAGYSWKGIRAAWINEAAFRQEGVAVIAAIIIACWLDVDPITRVLLIGSVMLVMIVEILNSAIEAVVDRIGSDYHELSGRAKDMGSAAVLMAIIVALFTWVTLLWGHLR; this is encoded by the coding sequence ATGGCCAACAATACCACTGGGTTAACCCGAATTATTAAAGCTGCCGGTTATTCATGGAAAGGCATACGTGCTGCCTGGATCAATGAAGCCGCTTTTCGCCAGGAGGGGGTTGCTGTCATCGCGGCGATTATTATTGCCTGCTGGCTGGACGTTGATCCCATCACCCGCGTATTGCTGATTGGCTCGGTGATGTTGGTGATGATAGTCGAAATTCTGAACAGTGCGATCGAGGCGGTTGTCGACCGTATTGGCAGCGATTACCACGAGCTTTCAGGGCGGGCGAAGGACATGGGCTCTGCCGCTGTGCTGATGGCGATTATCGTTGCCCTGTTTACCTGGGTCACGCTGCTTTGGGGACATTTGCGATAA
- the lexA gene encoding transcriptional repressor LexA: MKALTTRQQEVFDLIRDHIGQTGMPPTRAEIAQRLGFRSPNAAEEHLKALARKGVLEIVSGASRGIRLLVEAEEGLPLVGRVAAGEPLLAQQHIEGHYQVDPGMFKPSADFLLRVSGMSMKDIGILDGDLLAVHKTQDVRNGQVVVARIDDEVTVKRLKKQGNTVQLLPENNEFSPIVVDLREHNFSIEGLAVGVIRNGEWL, encoded by the coding sequence ATGAAAGCGTTAACGACCAGGCAGCAAGAGGTGTTTGATCTCATTCGGGATCATATCGGCCAGACGGGAATGCCGCCGACGCGTGCAGAAATTGCGCAGCGTCTGGGCTTCCGTTCTCCAAACGCCGCTGAAGAGCACCTTAAAGCCCTGGCACGTAAGGGTGTGCTTGAGATTGTGTCCGGCGCTTCGCGTGGTATCCGTCTGCTGGTTGAAGCAGAAGAGGGCCTTCCGCTCGTCGGCCGCGTCGCTGCCGGGGAACCGCTGCTGGCGCAACAGCACATTGAAGGCCACTATCAGGTCGATCCCGGCATGTTCAAACCGAGCGCGGACTTCTTGCTGCGCGTAAGCGGGATGTCCATGAAAGACATCGGTATTCTGGACGGCGATCTGCTGGCAGTGCATAAAACGCAGGACGTGCGCAACGGCCAGGTCGTTGTGGCGCGCATCGATGACGAAGTGACCGTTAAGCGCCTGAAGAAACAGGGCAACACGGTGCAACTCCTGCCGGAAAACAACGAGTTTTCCCCCATTGTTGTCGATCTGCGTGAACATAACTTCTCCATCGAAGGGCTGGCGGTTGGCGTCATCCGCAACGGTGAATGGTTATAA
- the dinF gene encoding MATE family efflux transporter DinF, whose product MSLLTASDKALWRLALPMIVSNISVPLLGLVDTAVIGHLDSPVYLGGVAIGATATSFLFMLLLFLRMSTTGLTAQAYGAKDPLRLARALVQPLILALGAGLLIVLLRTPLIDLALHIVGGSEDVLHQARRFLEIRWLSAPASLANLVLLGWLLGVQYARAPVILLVAGNLLNIALDLWLVIGLKMNVQGAALATAIAEYATLLIGLWMVWRVLALRGISLALLKASWRGNMRKLLALNRDIMLRSLLLQLCFGALTVLGARLGPEIIAVNAVLMTLLTFTAYALDGFAYAVEAHSGQAYGARESGQLREVWRAACRQSGMVALAFALVYALVGNQIVALLTSLPELRALASHYLIWQVILPVVGVWCYLLDGMFIGATRGAEMRNSMAVAAAGFGLTLFTLPWLGNHGLWLALSVFLALRGLSLAWIWRRHWRNGTWFQ is encoded by the coding sequence ATGTCTCTGCTGACTGCTTCAGACAAGGCGTTATGGCGTCTTGCTCTCCCGATGATTGTCTCCAATATCAGCGTCCCTCTGCTGGGTCTGGTGGATACCGCTGTCATCGGCCATCTGGATTCCCCCGTCTATCTGGGCGGTGTCGCCATTGGCGCGACGGCAACCAGCTTCCTGTTTATGCTGCTGCTCTTTTTGCGCATGAGCACCACTGGCCTTACTGCTCAGGCGTATGGCGCGAAAGACCCGCTGCGTCTGGCCCGTGCGCTGGTGCAGCCGCTGATCCTGGCTTTAGGGGCCGGGCTGTTGATTGTGCTGTTGCGCACGCCGCTTATCGACCTGGCGCTGCATATCGTGGGTGGCAGCGAAGATGTACTGCATCAGGCGCGGCGCTTCCTCGAGATCCGCTGGCTCAGCGCCCCGGCATCGCTGGCTAATCTGGTGCTGCTCGGCTGGCTGCTGGGTGTGCAGTATGCCCGCGCACCGGTGATCCTGCTGGTGGCAGGCAACCTGCTCAATATCGCGCTCGATCTGTGGCTGGTGATAGGGCTGAAGATGAACGTTCAGGGGGCAGCCCTGGCGACCGCCATCGCCGAATACGCCACGTTGCTTATTGGCCTGTGGATGGTCTGGCGGGTACTGGCCCTGCGCGGTATTTCGCTGGCGCTGCTGAAAGCAAGCTGGCGCGGCAATATGCGCAAGCTGCTGGCCCTCAATCGCGACATTATGCTGCGCTCGCTGCTGCTGCAACTCTGCTTCGGGGCGCTGACGGTGCTGGGTGCGCGGCTGGGCCCGGAGATTATCGCCGTTAACGCCGTTCTGATGACGCTGCTGACCTTTACCGCCTACGCCCTGGATGGCTTTGCCTATGCGGTTGAGGCGCACTCGGGGCAGGCCTATGGAGCCCGGGAAAGCGGTCAGCTGCGCGAGGTGTGGCGGGCAGCCTGCCGTCAGTCTGGCATGGTGGCGCTGGCCTTTGCGCTTGTCTATGCTCTGGTGGGCAACCAAATCGTCGCGTTGCTGACCTCTTTGCCCGAGCTGCGGGCGCTGGCGAGCCATTACCTTATCTGGCAGGTGATTTTGCCGGTGGTGGGCGTCTGGTGCTATCTGCTGGATGGCATGTTTATCGGCGCAACCCGTGGCGCAGAGATGCGCAACAGCATGGCCGTCGCGGCCGCCGGGTTTGGTCTTACGCTATTTACCCTGCCGTGGCTCGGCAATCACGGCCTGTGGCTGGCGCTAAGCGTCTTTCTGGCCCTGCGGGGCCTGTCTCTGGCATGGATCTGGCGGCGTCACTGGCGCAACGGCACCTGGTTTCAATAG
- a CDS encoding CsbD family protein codes for MNKDQVGGNWKQIKGKVKEQWGDLTDDDMTVIEGKRDQLVGKIQERYGYEKDQAEKEVGDWETRNNYRW; via the coding sequence ATGAATAAAGACCAAGTCGGCGGTAACTGGAAGCAGATCAAAGGTAAAGTAAAAGAACAGTGGGGTGACCTGACTGACGATGATATGACCGTCATCGAAGGTAAACGTGACCAGCTGGTGGGTAAAATTCAGGAACGTTATGGTTATGAGAAAGACCAGGCGGAGAAAGAAGTTGGTGACTGGGAAACCCGTAACAACTATCGCTGGTAA
- the zur gene encoding zinc uptake transcriptional repressor Zur: METTTMQALLAQAEKLCAQRNVRLTPQRLEVLRLLSLQKGAISAYDLLDLLRESEPQAKPPTVYRALDFLLEQGFVHKVESTNSYVLCHLFDQPTHTSAMFICDRCGSVKEEGAEGMEDIMHTLAAKMGFALRHNVIEAHGLCRNCVEVEACRHQENCQHDHSIQLKKKPR; encoded by the coding sequence ATGGAAACGACCACAATGCAGGCACTGTTAGCGCAAGCCGAAAAGCTCTGCGCACAACGCAATGTGCGCCTGACTCCGCAGCGCCTTGAAGTTTTGCGTCTGTTAAGCCTGCAAAAAGGGGCTATCAGCGCCTACGATCTGCTTGACCTGCTGCGCGAAAGCGAGCCGCAGGCGAAGCCCCCTACCGTTTACCGGGCGCTCGATTTTTTACTTGAGCAGGGCTTTGTGCATAAGGTGGAGTCGACCAACAGCTATGTGCTGTGCCACCTGTTCGATCAGCCGACCCACACCTCAGCGATGTTTATCTGCGATCGCTGCGGCAGCGTGAAGGAAGAAGGCGCTGAGGGGATGGAAGATATTATGCATACCCTGGCGGCGAAAATGGGCTTTGCCCTACGCCATAACGTCATTGAAGCGCACGGCCTGTGCCGTAACTGCGTTGAAGTTGAGGCCTGCCGCCATCAGGAAAATTGCCAGCACGACCACTCTATCCAGTTAAAAAAGAAGCCGCGCTGA
- a CDS encoding cupin domain-containing protein yields MKRPDCIRHWRDVEGPDNSTYPDSTERFSIGAPLARALGLGRLGIHHERLPPGRRTSYPHAESDEEEFIFVLEGYPEAWINGYLWKLEPGDSVGFPAGTGVCHTFINNTTEEVRLLVVGEANKKYNRIYYPLNAVYAATREDRWIDHPPQFFGPHDGKPGRN; encoded by the coding sequence ATGAAAAGACCGGACTGCATTCGACACTGGCGCGACGTAGAAGGCCCAGACAACTCCACCTATCCCGACAGTACGGAGCGTTTTTCCATTGGCGCGCCGCTGGCCCGGGCGCTGGGGCTGGGCCGCCTCGGTATTCACCATGAACGCCTGCCGCCAGGACGCCGCACCTCATATCCGCATGCCGAAAGCGATGAAGAGGAGTTTATCTTTGTGCTGGAGGGGTATCCCGAAGCCTGGATCAACGGTTATTTATGGAAACTTGAACCGGGAGACAGCGTGGGATTTCCTGCCGGGACGGGGGTCTGTCACACCTTTATTAATAACACCACTGAAGAAGTGCGGTTATTAGTGGTTGGCGAAGCAAATAAAAAATATAACCGAATTTATTATCCGCTAAATGCTGTATATGCCGCTACCCGAGAAGATCGCTGGATCGATCACCCGCCACAATTTTTTGGTCCTCATGATGGAAAACCAGGGCGAAATTAA
- a CDS encoding conjugal transfer protein TraF, which produces MKIKLKLSVAGIATTFLLANQAGAANTWTEARGDAMGGTGVASAHYSSGVLINPALLAKSHDEDDIAVIFPSVGAQISDKDNLQDKIDEISDEISEDRQMIDDLTVAGILADPQGTLRELQGAAGNLADQLAFLEGKTAHANAGGGIAVSIPGSGLSMAFVAKANAHGRVSSEIDQQDIDFLRRLQGSPVMTNQMALGAARNGSDVITRNLNSVAMGRGAIVSDYGVAIARQFTLNDLPVSVGVTPKLQQTWLWNYTTSIYTYDSSDFSSSRYRNDDTSFNVDVGVAVDFGENWTVGLSGQNLFSRDIDTKDIRILNGRTGQEVSYQDTYQIRPLVTAGVAWHTGLLTLSADGDLTETKGFKSEDNAQYVGVGAEITPLAWLAVRGGFRADVRGNDSNVFTGGLGFAPFNTVHIDLTGIYGEDETWGAGAQFSVTF; this is translated from the coding sequence GTGAAAATAAAACTCAAACTTTCTGTGGCTGGAATTGCCACCACCTTTCTATTGGCTAATCAGGCTGGAGCAGCCAATACCTGGACGGAAGCACGTGGTGATGCAATGGGAGGGACAGGCGTTGCGTCGGCGCATTACAGCAGTGGGGTATTAATTAATCCGGCCCTGCTGGCAAAATCGCACGATGAGGATGACATTGCGGTTATTTTCCCGTCGGTTGGGGCGCAGATAAGCGATAAAGATAATTTGCAGGATAAGATCGATGAAATCAGCGATGAGATCAGCGAGGATCGGCAGATGATCGACGATCTCACCGTGGCAGGGATCCTGGCCGATCCTCAGGGCACGCTCAGGGAGTTACAGGGGGCCGCAGGCAACCTGGCCGATCAGCTGGCGTTTCTCGAAGGTAAAACCGCGCACGCCAACGCCGGAGGCGGGATAGCCGTCAGTATACCGGGCTCAGGGCTGTCGATGGCGTTTGTCGCCAAAGCTAATGCCCATGGGCGTGTCAGCTCGGAGATTGATCAGCAGGATATCGATTTTCTGCGCCGGTTGCAGGGCAGCCCGGTGATGACTAACCAGATGGCGCTGGGGGCGGCGCGAAACGGCAGTGACGTGATTACCCGCAATCTTAACTCTGTCGCCATGGGCCGGGGGGCTATCGTCTCCGACTACGGTGTGGCAATCGCCCGCCAGTTTACGCTCAACGACCTGCCTGTTTCGGTGGGCGTCACGCCAAAGCTGCAGCAAACCTGGCTCTGGAACTACACCACCTCCATTTACACCTACGACAGCAGCGACTTTAGCAGCAGCCGCTACCGTAATGACGATACCAGCTTTAACGTCGATGTCGGCGTCGCGGTGGACTTCGGAGAGAACTGGACGGTGGGCCTGAGCGGGCAAAACCTCTTTTCGCGTGATATCGATACCAAAGACATCCGCATTCTCAACGGGCGTACCGGGCAGGAGGTGAGCTATCAGGACACATACCAGATCCGCCCTCTGGTTACGGCCGGCGTGGCCTGGCACACCGGGCTGCTCACCCTCAGCGCCGATGGCGATCTGACCGAAACCAAAGGCTTCAAAAGTGAAGATAATGCCCAGTATGTCGGCGTGGGGGCGGAAATCACCCCGCTGGCCTGGCTGGCGGTGCGCGGGGGCTTTCGCGCTGACGTGCGGGGCAACGACAGTAACGTCTTTACCGGCGGCTTAGGCTTTGCGCCCTTTAATACGGTTCATATCGATCTGACCGGCATTTACGGGGAAGACGAAACCTGGGGCGCCGGAGCGCAGTTCAGCGTGACCTTCTGA
- the dusA gene encoding tRNA dihydrouridine(20/20a) synthase DusA: MSSENLSIYPAHRFSIAPMLDWTDRHCRYFLRLLSRHTLLYTEMVTTGAIIHGKGDYLAYSEEEHPVALQLGGSDPAALAHCAKLAEERGYDEINLNVGCPSDRVQNGMFGACLMGNAQLVADCVKAMRDVVSIPVTVKTRIGIDDQDSYEFLCDFIGTVAGKGECGMFIIHARKAWLSGLSPKENREIPPLDYPRVYQLKRDFPQLTMSINGGIKSLEEAKAHLQHMDGVMVGREAYQNPGVLAAVDREIFGVDVADRDPVAVVRAMYPYIERELSNGTYLGHITRHMLGLFQGIPGARQWRRYLSENAHKAGADIEVLEQALRLVADKR, translated from the coding sequence ATGTCGTCAGAAAACTTGTCCATCTATCCAGCCCACCGTTTTTCCATCGCGCCGATGCTCGACTGGACAGACAGACACTGCCGCTACTTCCTGCGTCTGCTGTCGCGCCACACCCTGCTCTATACCGAGATGGTGACCACCGGGGCGATTATTCATGGCAAGGGCGACTATCTTGCCTACAGCGAAGAGGAGCATCCGGTGGCGTTGCAGCTTGGCGGCAGCGATCCGGCCGCGCTGGCGCACTGCGCGAAACTGGCAGAGGAGCGCGGTTACGACGAGATTAACCTCAACGTCGGCTGTCCTTCCGACCGCGTGCAGAACGGCATGTTTGGCGCCTGCCTGATGGGCAATGCGCAGCTGGTGGCCGACTGTGTGAAAGCGATGCGCGATGTGGTCTCCATTCCGGTGACCGTCAAAACCCGTATCGGCATCGACGACCAGGACAGCTACGAATTTCTCTGCGATTTTATCGGTACGGTAGCCGGGAAGGGCGAGTGCGGGATGTTTATCATCCATGCCCGTAAAGCCTGGCTCTCTGGCCTGAGCCCGAAAGAGAACCGTGAGATCCCACCTCTGGACTACCCGCGCGTCTACCAGCTGAAGCGCGATTTCCCACAGCTGACGATGTCCATCAACGGCGGCATCAAGTCACTGGAAGAGGCAAAAGCGCACCTGCAGCATATGGATGGCGTGATGGTGGGCCGTGAGGCGTACCAGAACCCGGGCGTGCTGGCGGCGGTGGACCGTGAAATCTTTGGCGTGGATGTCGCCGATCGCGATCCGGTGGCAGTGGTACGGGCGATGTACCCATACATTGAGCGCGAGCTGAGCAACGGAACGTATCTGGGCCATATCACCCGCCACATGCTGGGGCTGTTCCAGGGGATTCCGGGCGCGCGTCAGTGGCGACGCTACCTGAGTGAAAACGCCCATAAAGCGGGTGCCGATATCGAGGTGCTGGAGCAGGCGCTGCGCCTGGTCGCAGACAAGCGATAA
- the pspG gene encoding envelope stress response protein PspG: MLELLFVIGFFVMLLATGVSLLGIIAALVVATVVMFIGGLFALMLKLLPWLLLAVAVVWAIRAIKSPKLPRYQRNNRFRY; this comes from the coding sequence ATGCTGGAACTACTTTTTGTGATTGGATTTTTTGTCATGCTGTTGGCAACCGGCGTCTCGCTGCTGGGGATCATTGCCGCACTGGTGGTCGCCACCGTGGTGATGTTTATCGGGGGACTGTTTGCCCTGATGTTGAAGCTGTTGCCGTGGCTGCTGCTGGCCGTGGCGGTGGTATGGGCGATACGGGCGATTAAATCGCCAAAACTTCCACGCTATCAGCGTAATAACCGTTTTCGTTACTAA
- a CDS encoding quinone oxidoreductase: protein MATRIEFHKHGGPDVLRAVEFTPAAPGDNEIQVENKAIGINYIDTYIRSGLYPPPALPSGLGTEAAGVVVKVGSAVKHIKEGDRVVYAQSALGAYSSVHNVPADKAAILPGAISYEQAAASFLKGLTVFYLLRKTYEIKPDEQFLFHAAAGGVGLIACQWAKALGAKLIGTVGNAQKAQRALQAGAWQVINYREESIVERVKEITGGKKVRVVYDSVGKDTWEASLDCLQRRGLMVSFGNASGPVTGVNLGILNQKGSLFATRPSLQGYITNHDELVEASNELFSLIASGVIKVDVAEAQKYPLRDAQRAHEALESRATQGSSLLIP, encoded by the coding sequence ATGGCAACGCGTATTGAATTTCATAAGCACGGCGGCCCGGACGTTCTCAGGGCAGTAGAGTTTACTCCTGCCGCACCTGGTGATAACGAAATCCAGGTCGAAAACAAAGCCATTGGCATTAACTATATCGACACCTATATCCGCAGCGGGCTCTATCCGCCCCCTGCTCTGCCAAGCGGTCTGGGCACCGAGGCGGCGGGCGTGGTGGTCAAAGTGGGCAGCGCGGTAAAACATATTAAAGAGGGCGATCGCGTGGTGTATGCGCAATCTGCTCTCGGGGCCTACAGCTCCGTCCATAACGTTCCGGCAGACAAAGCCGCGATCCTGCCCGGCGCCATCTCGTATGAGCAGGCTGCCGCCTCCTTCCTGAAGGGACTGACGGTCTTCTACCTGCTGCGCAAAACCTACGAGATCAAACCTGACGAACAGTTTCTGTTTCACGCTGCCGCCGGTGGTGTGGGGCTGATCGCCTGCCAGTGGGCTAAAGCGCTGGGAGCAAAACTGATCGGTACGGTGGGTAATGCGCAAAAGGCGCAGCGCGCGCTGCAGGCGGGTGCCTGGCAGGTGATTAACTACCGGGAAGAGAGCATTGTCGAGCGCGTGAAAGAGATCACCGGCGGCAAGAAGGTGCGCGTGGTGTATGACTCGGTGGGGAAAGATACCTGGGAAGCCTCGCTGGACTGTCTGCAACGCCGCGGCCTGATGGTCAGCTTTGGCAACGCCTCCGGCCCGGTGACTGGCGTCAATCTCGGTATTCTGAACCAGAAGGGGTCACTGTTCGCCACCCGCCCTTCGCTGCAGGGCTACATCACTAACCACGACGAACTGGTTGAGGCCAGCAACGAGCTGTTCTCATTGATTGCCAGCGGAGTGATTAAGGTGGATGTGGCAGAGGCGCAGAAGTATCCGCTACGTGATGCGCAACGCGCGCATGAAGCGCTGGAGAGCCGGGCGACGCAGGGGTCGAGTTTATTGATCCCCTAA
- the dnaB gene encoding replicative DNA helicase, whose amino-acid sequence MAGNKPFNKQTEPRERDPQLAGLKVPPHSIEAEQSVLGGLMLDNERWDDVAERVVTDDFYTRPHRHIFTEMARLQESGSPIDLITLAESLERQGQLESVGGFAYLAELSKNTPSAANISAYADIVRERAVVRDMISVANEIAEAGFDPQGRNSDELLDLAESRVFKIAESRANKDEGPKNIADVLDATVSRIEQLFQQPHDGVTGVNTGYDDLNKKTAGLQPSDLIIVAARPSMGKTTFAMNLVENAAMLQDKPVLIFSLEMPSEQIMMRSLASLSRVDQTRIRTGQLDDEDWARISGTMGILLEKRNIYIDDSSGLTPTEVRSRARRIAREHGGIGLIMIDYLQLMRVPSLSDNRTLEIAEISRSLKALAKELQVPVVALSQLNRSLEQRADKRPVNSDLRESGSIEQDADLIMFIYRDEVYHENSDLKGIAEIIIGKQRNGPIGTVRLTFNGQWSRFDNYAGPQYDDE is encoded by the coding sequence ATGGCAGGAAACAAACCCTTCAACAAACAGACTGAACCCCGTGAACGCGATCCGCAGTTAGCCGGGTTAAAAGTCCCGCCGCACTCGATTGAAGCGGAACAGTCGGTGTTGGGCGGTTTAATGCTGGATAACGAGCGCTGGGACGACGTCGCCGAGCGCGTGGTCACCGACGATTTCTATACCCGTCCACACCGCCACATCTTTACCGAAATGGCGCGGCTGCAGGAATCCGGCAGCCCCATCGACCTGATCACGCTCGCGGAATCGCTGGAGCGACAGGGGCAGCTGGAATCCGTTGGCGGTTTTGCGTATCTGGCTGAACTGTCGAAAAACACGCCAAGTGCGGCGAACATCAGTGCATACGCTGATATCGTGCGCGAACGTGCCGTTGTGCGTGACATGATTTCCGTCGCCAACGAAATCGCCGAAGCCGGTTTCGATCCTCAGGGCAGAAACAGCGACGAACTGCTCGACCTGGCCGAATCCCGGGTGTTTAAAATCGCCGAAAGTCGCGCCAATAAGGACGAAGGGCCGAAGAACATCGCCGACGTCCTGGATGCCACCGTCTCGCGTATCGAGCAGCTGTTCCAGCAACCTCACGACGGCGTGACCGGGGTTAACACCGGCTATGACGATCTGAATAAAAAGACCGCTGGCTTGCAGCCGTCGGATCTGATTATCGTCGCCGCGCGTCCGTCGATGGGTAAAACGACATTTGCGATGAACCTCGTCGAAAACGCAGCGATGTTACAGGATAAACCGGTACTTATCTTCAGTCTGGAGATGCCCTCCGAGCAGATTATGATGCGTTCTCTGGCTTCGCTGTCGCGTGTGGACCAGACCCGGATTCGTACCGGCCAGCTGGACGATGAGGACTGGGCGCGGATCTCAGGCACCATGGGCATCCTGCTGGAAAAACGGAACATCTATATCGATGACTCCTCCGGCCTGACGCCAACGGAAGTGCGCTCCCGCGCGCGCCGTATTGCCCGTGAACATGGCGGCATTGGCCTGATCATGATCGACTACCTCCAGCTGATGCGCGTCCCGTCTCTCTCCGACAACCGTACGCTGGAAATCGCCGAAATCTCCCGCTCGCTGAAAGCGCTGGCGAAAGAGCTGCAGGTGCCGGTCGTGGCGCTGTCGCAGCTTAACCGCTCCCTGGAACAGCGTGCGGACAAGCGTCCGGTCAACTCCGACCTGCGTGAATCCGGCTCCATCGAGCAAGATGCCGACTTAATCATGTTCATCTACCGTGACGAGGTTTATCACGAGAACAGCGACCTGAAAGGCATCGCGGAAATTATTATTGGTAAGCAGCGTAACGGCCCAATCGGTACGGTGCGTCTGACCTTTAACGGCCAGTGGTCGCGTTTCGACAACTATGCCGGTCCTCAATACGATGATGAGTAA
- the alr gene encoding alanine racemase translates to MQAATVVINRRALRHNLQRLRELAPASKLVAVVKANAYGHGLLETARTLPDADAFGVARLEEALRLREGGITQPILLLEGFFNAADLPTIAAQQLHTAVHNMEQLEALENAVLSEPVTVWMKLDTGMHRLGVRPEQAGAFYQRLCQCKNIRQPVNIVSHFARADEPECGATEQQLDIFNTFCEGKPGMRSIAASGGILLWPQSHFDWARPGIILYGVSPLEGKPWGPDFGFQPVMSLTSSLIAVREHKAGEPVGYGGTWISERDTRLGVVAMGYGDGYPRAAPSGTPVLVNGREVTIVGRVAMDMICVDLGPEAQEKAGDPVTLWGEGLPVERIAEITNVSAYELITRLTSRVAMHYQD, encoded by the coding sequence ATGCAAGCGGCAACTGTAGTCATTAACCGCCGCGCTCTGCGACACAACCTGCAACGCCTGCGTGAACTGGCGCCCGCCAGCAAACTGGTTGCAGTCGTGAAAGCGAACGCTTACGGACACGGTCTCCTCGAGACCGCGCGAACGCTCCCCGATGCCGACGCCTTTGGCGTCGCCCGTCTCGAAGAAGCCCTGCGCCTGCGCGAAGGGGGCATTACCCAGCCAATCCTGCTGCTTGAAGGCTTCTTTAATGCCGCCGATCTGCCGACCATTGCAGCGCAACAGCTGCATACCGCCGTGCACAATATGGAGCAGCTTGAGGCGCTGGAAAACGCGGTGCTCAGCGAGCCCGTTACCGTGTGGATGAAGCTCGACACCGGCATGCACCGCCTGGGCGTCCGCCCGGAGCAGGCCGGGGCCTTTTATCAGCGCTTATGCCAGTGCAAGAACATTCGCCAGCCGGTCAATATCGTCAGCCATTTTGCCCGCGCCGACGAGCCCGAGTGCGGCGCCACCGAGCAGCAGCTCGATATCTTCAACACCTTCTGCGAAGGCAAGCCGGGGATGCGCTCTATCGCGGCATCCGGCGGCATTTTGCTCTGGCCGCAGTCCCATTTCGACTGGGCACGTCCGGGTATTATTCTTTACGGCGTCTCGCCGCTGGAGGGTAAACCCTGGGGGCCTGATTTCGGTTTTCAGCCGGTCATGTCGCTTACCTCCAGCCTGATAGCGGTGCGCGAGCACAAAGCCGGGGAACCGGTCGGCTACGGCGGCACCTGGATCAGCGAGCGCGACACCCGTTTAGGCGTGGTGGCGATGGGCTACGGCGACGGCTATCCGCGCGCGGCGCCCTCCGGGACGCCAGTGCTGGTGAATGGCCGGGAAGTGACTATCGTCGGACGCGTGGCGATGGACATGATCTGTGTCGACCTTGGGCCAGAGGCGCAGGAGAAAGCGGGGGATCCGGTGACCCTGTGGGGCGAGGGTTTACCCGTGGAGCGAATTGCTGAGATTACAAATGTGAGTGCTTACGAACTTATCACGCGGCTGACGTCGCGGGTGGCGATGCACTATCAGGACTGA